The DNA segment CGTAAGACGGAGTTACCGTAATAGAGTTCGCGTTGATCGATTGTAGAAGTATTTAGCCAGTCGGTTTCACTGAATTGATGGCTTTGACTATAGGCTGCTAAAGCATTTTCATAGCATACCGCCCTGACGTGGGCTTCAGGAATTCCGCGTTCAAGCATCAATTGGGCAGTTTTTGGTACAGCTAGCGGATCGCTCACACCCCAATCAGCACTACTATCAACAATAATGCGATCGCACCCATATTGACGGACAATCTCAACCATCCGTGCATTACCCATTTTGGTATGTGGGTAAATTGTAAATGCTGCCCAGAACCCCCGTACTAGCACTTCTTCTACGGTTTCTTCATTGTTATGGTCAATAATAACTCGTGATGGTGCTAAACCATATTCAACACAGCGATCCATACTTCGGCTAGCACCAGCTTTTTTATTGCGATGTGGTGTGTGAATCAACACCAACATATCGAGTTCTTGGGCGAGTTCAAGTTGTTGACAAAAGTATTTGTCCTCAGCAGGTGTCATATCATCATAGCCAATTTCACCAATTGCCACGACTCCTTCTTTACACGCATACAGTGGCAACAGTTCCATTACCATTTCGGCTAAAGCTTCGTTGTTTGCTTCTTTGGGGTTCAAGCCAATCGTACAATAGTGCTGAATACCAAACTGACTTGCCCGAAAGCGTTCCCAGCCAATAAGACTACTGAAGTAATCTTTAAATGATCCAGAACTTGTGCGCGGTTGCCCTAGCCAAAACGACGGTTCAATAACGGCGACAACACCATACTCGCGCATCACCATATAATCGTAAGTTGTCCGCGAAACCATGTGGATATGAGGGTCAATGAACATCATAAGGTAATGGGTAATTGGTAATAGGTAATTGAGGAGAACGATTGCGAATTATCGTACATCAGCGCCGAGGCGATCGCAGCTAAAGCTACTCCATGTCAGATCGCCGTGATGAATTGCTGCTTGTAAATTTGGGTAACGTGCTAGTAATTCTTGGGCTTGTGGTAGGGGAGAGTGCGCACATGCTAAAGCTGCGGCTTCTTGCTGCACAATATCATCTGTTTCTAAGACTTCTGCCAAAACTTGCAACTCTTTAGCAGAATATCCAACAAAGCGCCATAGTTCAGGTGTCACACTTCGTTTTGCTGCCCAGCGTTCGCGTACATAATCAAGCAGCATTCTAGCTAACTCTGGATTGGCACGGCGATCGCTACCTTGAATAAGATACAACGGACTCTCCACAAAAACTGCTTTGAGGATCATTTGATTCCAAGCAAGATCGTCAAAATATTCTGCTGGATAAGGATTACGCAAAGCAACAGCATCAAATACAGTTGTCATATTACTTCGTACTCCCTCTGCTGCTCTAGCACAATGCTTTTCTGGATGTGGCAGTAAGGGTAAACTTTGATACAAGGCAACTAATTCTCTGACATCTGCTGTTGTGAAGACTTGTTCGAGTATCCATAAATATTTCTCAACATCTGCATGAGGTAAGGATAAAACAACCAACGCCCGCCCTGCTTGATCGACACTCCAGTGCTGAGGATTCCAACCAGGGCGAATTGTCTGGGCTGCTAGCAGATCTTCTGCTGATAGGGCTAATGATTTTTTACCAAGATAGCGAGGTACTGCACTAAAAGTTGTATAAAAGACTCGTTGTGTTGCTCCTTGAGCGATCTGGTTTCTTTTTTCTGCCAACCAACTTAGACTTGTATGAGGAATCTGCCGTGATAAGCAGTTGTGTAACAGTTTTGTTACTTGAATCACATCATAAGTTGCCGACTTCATAAAGCTTGATACAATTAACTTCTCGCTAATCTTAATTTAAAGAGAACATACTCCAAATCACCAAAACCGTAATGTATAAGTTTTGTTGATTTGGAATCT comes from the Gloeocapsopsis sp. IPPAS B-1203 genome and includes:
- a CDS encoding TatD family hydrolase, translating into MMFIDPHIHMVSRTTYDYMVMREYGVVAVIEPSFWLGQPRTSSGSFKDYFSSLIGWERFRASQFGIQHYCTIGLNPKEANNEALAEMVMELLPLYACKEGVVAIGEIGYDDMTPAEDKYFCQQLELAQELDMLVLIHTPHRNKKAGASRSMDRCVEYGLAPSRVIIDHNNEETVEEVLVRGFWAAFTIYPHTKMGNARMVEIVRQYGCDRIIVDSSADWGVSDPLAVPKTAQLMLERGIPEAHVRAVCYENALAAYSQSHQFSETDWLNTSTIDQRELYYGNSVLRGQTPVVEATCDQILIE
- a CDS encoding EboA family metabolite traffic protein, whose product is MKSATYDVIQVTKLLHNCLSRQIPHTSLSWLAEKRNQIAQGATQRVFYTTFSAVPRYLGKKSLALSAEDLLAAQTIRPGWNPQHWSVDQAGRALVVLSLPHADVEKYLWILEQVFTTADVRELVALYQSLPLLPHPEKHCARAAEGVRSNMTTVFDAVALRNPYPAEYFDDLAWNQMILKAVFVESPLYLIQGSDRRANPELARMLLDYVRERWAAKRSVTPELWRFVGYSAKELQVLAEVLETDDIVQQEAAALACAHSPLPQAQELLARYPNLQAAIHHGDLTWSSFSCDRLGADVR